One segment of Dama dama isolate Ldn47 chromosome 15, ASM3311817v1, whole genome shotgun sequence DNA contains the following:
- the CALHM1 gene encoding calcium homeostasis modulator protein 1: MDKFRMIFQFLQSNQESFMNGICGIMALASAQMYSAFDFNCPCLPGYNAAYSTGILLAPPLVLFLLGLVMNNNVSMLAEEWKRPPGRRAKDPAVLRYMFCSMAQRALIAPVVWVAVTLLDGKCFLCAFCTAVPVSLLGNGSLVPGLPPPELARLLARVPCPEIYDGDWLLAREVAVRYLRCISQALGWSFVLLTTLLAFVVRSVRPCFTQAAFLKSKYWSHYIDIERKLFDETCTEHAKAFAKVCIQQFFEAMNHDLELGHAHGALAASPTGSAAPAATEGVDEEREKLRGITDQGTMNRLLTSWHECKPPLRLGQEEPLVGNGWAGGGPRPSRKEVATYFSKV; the protein is encoded by the exons ATGGACAAGTTCCGGATGATCTTCCAGTTCTTGCAGTCCAACCAGGAGTCCTTCATGAATGGCATCTGCGGTATCATGGCCTTGGCCAGCGCCCAGATGTACTCCGCCTTCGACTTCAACTGCCCCTGCCTGCCGGGCTACAACGCTGCCTACAGCACCGGCATCCTGCTGGCACCGCCCCTGGTGCTCTTCCTGCTCGGCCTGGTCATGAATAACAACGTGTCCATGCTGGCCGAAGAGTGGAAGCGGCCACCAGGCCGCCGGGCCAAGGACCCTGCCGTGCTGCGCTACATGTTCTGCTCCATGGCCCAGCGCGCCCTCATCGCGCCCGTCGTCTGGGTGGCCGTCACGCTGCTCGACGGCAAGTGCTTCCTCTGTGCCTTCTGCACGGCGGTGCCCGTGAGCCTGCTGGGCAATGGCAGCCTGGTGCCCGGCCTGCCCCCACCCGAGCTCGCCCGCCTGCTGGCCCGGGTGCCCTGCCCTGAGATCTATGACGGCGACTGGCTGCTGGCCCGCGAGGTGGCCGTGCGCTACCTGCGCTGCATCTCGCAG GCCCTGGGCTGGTCCTTCGTGCTGCTGACCACACTGCTGGCATTTGTCGTGCGCTCTGTGCGGCCCTGCTTCACACAGGCTGCCTTCCTTAAAAGCAAGTACTGGTCCCACTACATCGACATTGAGCGCAAGCTCTTTGATGAGACGTGCACGGAGCACGCCAAGGCCTTCGCCAAGGTCTGTATCCAGCAGTTCTTCGAGGCCATGAACCACGACCTGGAGCTGGGTCACGCCCACGGGGCGCTGGCCGCCAGCCCCACTGGCTCGGCTGCCCCTGCCGCCACAGAAGGGGTGGATGAGGAGAGGGAGAAGCTGCGTGGCATCACCGATCAGGGCACCATGAACAGGCTGCTCACGAGCTGGCATGAGTGCAAGCCGCCCCTGCGGCTGGGCCAGGAGGAGCCACTGGTGGGCAAcggctgggctgggggcgggcCCCGGCCTTCACGCAAGGAGGTGGCCACCTACTTCAGTAAAGTGTGA
- the LOC133070397 gene encoding SH3 domain-binding glutamic acid-rich-like protein 2 — protein MVIRVFLASSSGFVAIKKKQQDVVRFLEANKIEFEEVDITMSEEQRQWMYKNIPPEKKPAQGNPLPPQIFNDDQYCGDYDSFFESKESNTVFSFLGLKSQLASKAEP, from the coding sequence ATGGTCATCCGCGTGTTCCTCGCCTCCTCCTCGGGCTTCGTGGCGATAAAGAAGAAACAGCAGGATGTGGTTAGATTTCTGGAAGCCAACAAGATAGAGTTTGAGGAGGTGGACATCACAATGTCAGAAGAGCAGAGGCAATGGATGTATAAGAACATCCCCCCGGAGAAGAAGCCTGCTCAGGGCAACCCTCTGCCACCTCAGATATTTAATGATGACCAATACTGTGGAGATTATGACAGTTTTTTTGAATCCAAGGAGAGCAACACAGTCTTTTCATTCTTAGGCCTGAAATCACAGTTGGCGTCAAAGGCAGAACCTTAG
- the CALHM3 gene encoding calcium homeostasis modulator protein 3 isoform X2, producing MEVPSPSSPGAPGQHFQSSSESVMNGICLLLAMVTVKLYSSFDFNCPCLARYNALYGLGLLFTPPIALFLCGLLANRQSVVMVEEWRRPAGHRRKDPGIIRYMCSSVLQRALAAPLVWILLALLDGKCFMCAFSSSVDPEKFLDFANMTPSQVQLFLAKVPCKEDELVRNSPARKAVSRYLRCLSQAIGWSLTLLLIVLAFLARCLRPCFDQTIFLQRRYWSNYVDLEQKLFDETCCEHARDFAHRCVLHFFASMQSEMRARGLRRDSACRGPEAPEKPEPPEGLDGGSGKAHLRAVSSQEQVDHLLSTWYSSKPPLDLTASSGLWGGGLSHRAPTVVPGTRASPHTDV from the exons ATGGAAGTCCCCTCTCCCAGCAGCCCTGGGGCTCCCGGGCAG CACTTCCAGTCCAGCTCCGAGTCGGTGATGAATGGCATCTGCCTGCTGCTGGCCATGGTCACCGTCAAGCTGTACTCCTCGTTCGACTTCAACTGCCCCTGCCTGGCACGCTACAATGCCCTCTACGGACTGGGCCTGCTGTTCACGCCCCCAATCGCCCTGTTCCTCTGTGGCCTCCTGGCCAACCGGCAGTCCGTGGTGATGGTGGAAGAGTGGCGCCGGCCTGCCGGGCACCGGAGGAAGGACCCGGGCATCATCAG GTACATGTGCTCCTCTGTACTACAGAGAGCGCTGGCTGCCCCCCTCGTCTGGATCCTGCTTGCCCTCCTTGATGGGAAGTGCTTCATGTGCGCCTTCAgcagctccgtggaccccgagaAGTTTCTAGACTTTGCCAACATGACCCCCAGTCAGGTGCAGCTCTTTCTGGCCAAGGTGCCCTGCAAGGAGGACGAGCTGGTCAGGAACAGCCCCGCTCGGAAGGCGGTGTCTCGCTACCTGCGGTGCCTGTCACAG GCCATTGGCTGGAGTCTCACCCTGCTGCTGATCGTCCTGGCCTTCCTGGCCCGCTGCCTGAGGCCCTGCTTCGACCAGACAATCTTCCTGCAGCGCAGATACTGGAGCAACTACGTGGACCTGGAGCAGAAGCTCTTCGACGAGACGTGCTGTGAGCACGCGCGGGACTTTGCCCACCGTTGCGTGCTACACTTCTTCGCCAGCATGCAGAGCGAGATGCGGGCGCGGGGGCTACGCCGGGACTCTGCGTGTAGGGGTCCGGAGGCCCCTGAGAAGCCCGAGCCCCCAGAAGGCCTGGACGGTGGAAGCGGGAAGGCCCACCTGCGCGCTGTCTCCAGTCAGGAGCAGGTGGACCACCTTCTGAGCACCTGGTACTCCAGCAAACCACCTCTTGACCTCACAGCATCCTCTGGGCTCTGGGGGGGTGGCCTCAGCCACCGCGCCCCCACAGTGGTCCCGGGCACCAGGGCGTCCCCACACACCGATGTGTAA
- the CALHM3 gene encoding calcium homeostasis modulator protein 3 isoform X3, translating into MDKFRTLFQHFQSSSESVMNGICLLLAMVTVKLYSSFDFNCPCLARYNALYGLGLLFTPPIALFLCGLLANRQSVVMVEEWRRPAGHRRKDPGIIRYMCSSVLQRALAAPLVWILLALLDGKCFMCAFSSSVDPEKFLDFANMTPSQVQLFLAKVPCKEDELVRNSPARKAVSRYLRCLSQAIGWSLTLLLIVLAFLARCLRPCFDQTIFLQRRYWSNYVDLEQKLFDETCCEHARDFAHRCVLHFFASMQSEMRARGLRRDSACRGPEAPEKPEPPEGLDGGSGKAHLRAVSSQEQVDHLLSTWYSSKPPLDLTASSGLWGGGLSHRAPTVVPGTRASPHTDV; encoded by the exons ATGGATAAATTCCGCACGCTCTTCCAGCACTTCCAGTCCAGCTCCGAGTCGGTGATGAATGGCATCTGCCTGCTGCTGGCCATGGTCACCGTCAAGCTGTACTCCTCGTTCGACTTCAACTGCCCCTGCCTGGCACGCTACAATGCCCTCTACGGACTGGGCCTGCTGTTCACGCCCCCAATCGCCCTGTTCCTCTGTGGCCTCCTGGCCAACCGGCAGTCCGTGGTGATGGTGGAAGAGTGGCGCCGGCCTGCCGGGCACCGGAGGAAGGACCCGGGCATCATCAG GTACATGTGCTCCTCTGTACTACAGAGAGCGCTGGCTGCCCCCCTCGTCTGGATCCTGCTTGCCCTCCTTGATGGGAAGTGCTTCATGTGCGCCTTCAgcagctccgtggaccccgagaAGTTTCTAGACTTTGCCAACATGACCCCCAGTCAGGTGCAGCTCTTTCTGGCCAAGGTGCCCTGCAAGGAGGACGAGCTGGTCAGGAACAGCCCCGCTCGGAAGGCGGTGTCTCGCTACCTGCGGTGCCTGTCACAG GCCATTGGCTGGAGTCTCACCCTGCTGCTGATCGTCCTGGCCTTCCTGGCCCGCTGCCTGAGGCCCTGCTTCGACCAGACAATCTTCCTGCAGCGCAGATACTGGAGCAACTACGTGGACCTGGAGCAGAAGCTCTTCGACGAGACGTGCTGTGAGCACGCGCGGGACTTTGCCCACCGTTGCGTGCTACACTTCTTCGCCAGCATGCAGAGCGAGATGCGGGCGCGGGGGCTACGCCGGGACTCTGCGTGTAGGGGTCCGGAGGCCCCTGAGAAGCCCGAGCCCCCAGAAGGCCTGGACGGTGGAAGCGGGAAGGCCCACCTGCGCGCTGTCTCCAGTCAGGAGCAGGTGGACCACCTTCTGAGCACCTGGTACTCCAGCAAACCACCTCTTGACCTCACAGCATCCTCTGGGCTCTGGGGGGGTGGCCTCAGCCACCGCGCCCCCACAGTGGTCCCGGGCACCAGGGCGTCCCCACACACCGATGTGTAA
- the CALHM3 gene encoding calcium homeostasis modulator protein 3 isoform X1, whose amino-acid sequence MRVKRRERPASDGSPLSQQPWGSRAAMDKFRTLFQHFQSSSESVMNGICLLLAMVTVKLYSSFDFNCPCLARYNALYGLGLLFTPPIALFLCGLLANRQSVVMVEEWRRPAGHRRKDPGIIRYMCSSVLQRALAAPLVWILLALLDGKCFMCAFSSSVDPEKFLDFANMTPSQVQLFLAKVPCKEDELVRNSPARKAVSRYLRCLSQAIGWSLTLLLIVLAFLARCLRPCFDQTIFLQRRYWSNYVDLEQKLFDETCCEHARDFAHRCVLHFFASMQSEMRARGLRRDSACRGPEAPEKPEPPEGLDGGSGKAHLRAVSSQEQVDHLLSTWYSSKPPLDLTASSGLWGGGLSHRAPTVVPGTRASPHTDV is encoded by the exons ATGAGGGTTAAGAGAAGGGAGAGACCGGCCTCAGATGGAAGTCCCCTCTCCCAGCAGCCCTGGGGCTCCCGGGCAG CCATGGATAAATTCCGCACGCTCTTCCAGCACTTCCAGTCCAGCTCCGAGTCGGTGATGAATGGCATCTGCCTGCTGCTGGCCATGGTCACCGTCAAGCTGTACTCCTCGTTCGACTTCAACTGCCCCTGCCTGGCACGCTACAATGCCCTCTACGGACTGGGCCTGCTGTTCACGCCCCCAATCGCCCTGTTCCTCTGTGGCCTCCTGGCCAACCGGCAGTCCGTGGTGATGGTGGAAGAGTGGCGCCGGCCTGCCGGGCACCGGAGGAAGGACCCGGGCATCATCAG GTACATGTGCTCCTCTGTACTACAGAGAGCGCTGGCTGCCCCCCTCGTCTGGATCCTGCTTGCCCTCCTTGATGGGAAGTGCTTCATGTGCGCCTTCAgcagctccgtggaccccgagaAGTTTCTAGACTTTGCCAACATGACCCCCAGTCAGGTGCAGCTCTTTCTGGCCAAGGTGCCCTGCAAGGAGGACGAGCTGGTCAGGAACAGCCCCGCTCGGAAGGCGGTGTCTCGCTACCTGCGGTGCCTGTCACAG GCCATTGGCTGGAGTCTCACCCTGCTGCTGATCGTCCTGGCCTTCCTGGCCCGCTGCCTGAGGCCCTGCTTCGACCAGACAATCTTCCTGCAGCGCAGATACTGGAGCAACTACGTGGACCTGGAGCAGAAGCTCTTCGACGAGACGTGCTGTGAGCACGCGCGGGACTTTGCCCACCGTTGCGTGCTACACTTCTTCGCCAGCATGCAGAGCGAGATGCGGGCGCGGGGGCTACGCCGGGACTCTGCGTGTAGGGGTCCGGAGGCCCCTGAGAAGCCCGAGCCCCCAGAAGGCCTGGACGGTGGAAGCGGGAAGGCCCACCTGCGCGCTGTCTCCAGTCAGGAGCAGGTGGACCACCTTCTGAGCACCTGGTACTCCAGCAAACCACCTCTTGACCTCACAGCATCCTCTGGGCTCTGGGGGGGTGGCCTCAGCCACCGCGCCCCCACAGTGGTCCCGGGCACCAGGGCGTCCCCACACACCGATGTGTAA